The following coding sequences lie in one Deltaproteobacteria bacterium genomic window:
- a CDS encoding DUF1266 domain-containing protein gives MGWLSRLFSGEDAETREARRRMAVDMQDPRKTFVWGVVSISYELDPAYLPAHANTAIREWYGVRSADDILRWTAADFTANAHPGYNQYRLCFLARAGYGAGVLDEATSWSLAIPHAAVLQQHYPDWLAYGHGYLEGHLSYRAGEGDDAAKLAEIRKRTEERIALRQRTVWCAIPWHTPMS, from the coding sequence ATGGGTTGGCTATCGCGATTGTTCAGTGGTGAGGATGCCGAGACCCGCGAGGCGCGCAGGCGCATGGCGGTCGACATGCAGGATCCCCGGAAGACCTTCGTGTGGGGCGTCGTGTCGATCTCCTACGAGCTCGATCCCGCGTATCTGCCCGCGCACGCGAACACCGCGATCCGCGAGTGGTACGGGGTCCGCAGCGCCGACGACATCCTGCGCTGGACAGCCGCCGACTTCACCGCCAACGCGCATCCTGGCTACAACCAGTACCGCCTGTGCTTCCTGGCGCGTGCGGGCTACGGCGCGGGCGTGCTCGACGAGGCGACCTCGTGGTCACTCGCGATCCCTCACGCGGCGGTGTTGCAGCAGCACTACCCCGATTGGCTCGCGTACGGGCACGGCTACCTCGAGGGCCACCTCTCGTACCGTGCCGGTGAGGGTGACGATGCGGCGAAGCTGGCGGAGATCCGCAAGCGCACCGAGGAGCGCATCGCCCTGCGACAGCGCACCGTGTGGTGCGCGATCCCGTGGCACACGCCGATGTCGTGA
- a CDS encoding efflux RND transporter permease subunit, producing MGFTDIFIRRPVLAIVVNLVIIIAGLQAIRSLNVRQYPKLESATVVVRTAYVGADAELVRGFITSPLERSIAAADGIDFIESQSVQGLSTINVRLELNHNASDALADISARVNQVRADLPPEAEVPSIAIEPSDGRIAAMYLTFGSTILEQNQVTDYLLRVVQPRLTALGGVQRAEIEGGRTFALRAWLQPDRMAALGVSPAMVRSALATNNYLAAVGQTKGALVQVNLTAATDVATVDEFKRIIVRRSGDAVVRLEDIADVAMGADNYETDVRFSGETAAFMGVYVLPNANSLDVIAAVRDEMAQIQAELPTGMEASIAFDSTKYIQSAIDEVVTTLTETVLIVVVVIFLFLGSFRTVLVPLVAIPVSLVGAVFLMMVLGFTLNLLTLLAIVLAVGLVVDDAIVVVENVERNIREGKTPREAAFVGARELVGPVISMTITLAAVYAPIGFQGGLTGALFREFAFTLAGAVVISGVVALTLSPMMAANLLKAEHSQGWLARTIDRTFEAVRRTYSRMLAGTLRSRGLVYSVWITLSLLTVPMYMFSPGELAPNEDQGVIFGALDVPANATLEQVTHYTGQVGEIFENTPEYDHSFQISFASGGFGGLIIKPWEERDRSIFPIQHEVNEKLAGLTGIRAPVFLPSALPSSGFFPVEFVIASTASHEELLRFAEQLVQEAANSGQFAFPPITDVRIDQANARIAIDREKVATMGLSMQQVGADIAAMMGGNFVNRFDLAGRAYKVIPQVERMSRLTPEQLTQIHITGPNGTLMPLSAVASLEDGVEPRTLARFQQLNAIKLSGIATQSLDGALRTLEDAATRILPPGYRIDYTGESRQLRQEGGKFLPAMGLAVLLIFLVLAAQFNSFRDPFVILAGSVPLAMFGALCFTFLKFAGPPGMDFPLTDGWTTTLNIYSQVGLVTLVGLVAKNGILIVEFANAQQEQGLSKLEAIKVAASTRLRPVLMTTVATVVGHFPLTLVTGAGAVARNSIGLVLVGGMTIGTLFTLFVVPSVYVLIAKDHRHKAAKTDDVPIVPAQG from the coding sequence ATGGGCTTCACCGACATCTTCATCCGGCGGCCGGTGCTGGCGATCGTCGTCAACCTCGTGATCATCATCGCGGGGCTGCAGGCGATCCGCTCGCTCAACGTCCGGCAGTACCCCAAGCTCGAGAGCGCCACCGTGGTGGTGCGCACCGCGTATGTGGGCGCCGACGCCGAGCTCGTGCGCGGCTTCATCACATCGCCACTCGAACGTTCGATCGCGGCGGCCGACGGCATCGATTTCATCGAGTCGCAGAGCGTGCAGGGCCTGTCGACGATCAACGTTCGGCTCGAGCTCAACCACAATGCCTCGGATGCGCTCGCCGACATCAGCGCGCGCGTGAACCAGGTGCGCGCCGATCTCCCGCCCGAGGCCGAGGTGCCGTCGATCGCGATCGAGCCGTCCGACGGCCGCATCGCCGCGATGTACCTGACGTTCGGCTCGACGATCCTCGAGCAGAACCAGGTCACCGACTACCTGCTGCGCGTGGTGCAGCCGCGGCTCACGGCGCTCGGTGGCGTGCAGCGGGCCGAGATCGAGGGCGGTCGCACGTTCGCGCTGCGGGCGTGGCTGCAGCCCGATCGCATGGCGGCGCTCGGCGTGAGCCCGGCGATGGTTCGCTCGGCGCTGGCGACCAACAACTACCTCGCGGCGGTGGGCCAGACCAAGGGCGCGCTCGTGCAGGTCAACCTCACCGCGGCCACCGACGTCGCCACGGTCGACGAGTTCAAGCGCATCATCGTGCGCCGCTCGGGCGACGCGGTGGTGCGGCTCGAGGACATCGCGGACGTCGCGATGGGCGCAGACAACTACGAGACCGACGTGCGCTTCTCGGGTGAGACGGCGGCGTTCATGGGCGTCTACGTGCTGCCCAACGCCAATTCGCTCGACGTGATCGCAGCGGTGCGCGACGAGATGGCGCAGATCCAGGCCGAGTTGCCCACGGGCATGGAGGCGTCGATCGCCTTCGACTCGACCAAGTACATCCAATCCGCGATCGACGAGGTCGTCACCACGCTCACCGAGACGGTGCTCATCGTCGTGGTGGTGATCTTCCTGTTCCTCGGGTCGTTCCGCACCGTGCTCGTGCCGCTGGTGGCGATCCCCGTGTCGCTGGTCGGCGCGGTGTTCCTCATGATGGTGCTGGGCTTCACGCTCAACCTGCTCACGCTGCTCGCGATCGTGCTGGCGGTGGGTCTGGTGGTCGACGACGCGATCGTCGTGGTCGAGAACGTCGAACGCAACATCCGCGAGGGCAAGACGCCGCGCGAGGCCGCGTTCGTGGGTGCACGCGAGCTGGTGGGTCCGGTCATCTCGATGACGATCACGCTGGCGGCGGTGTACGCCCCGATCGGCTTCCAGGGCGGTCTGACCGGGGCGCTCTTCCGCGAGTTCGCGTTCACGCTCGCGGGCGCCGTGGTCATCTCGGGGGTCGTCGCGCTGACGTTGTCGCCGATGATGGCGGCGAACCTGCTGAAGGCGGAGCACTCGCAGGGGTGGCTCGCGCGCACGATCGATCGCACCTTCGAGGCGGTGCGGCGCACGTATTCGCGGATGCTCGCGGGCACGCTGCGTTCGCGGGGCCTGGTCTACTCGGTGTGGATCACGCTCTCGCTGCTCACCGTGCCGATGTACATGTTCTCGCCCGGCGAGCTCGCGCCCAACGAGGATCAAGGCGTGATCTTCGGTGCGCTCGACGTGCCGGCCAACGCCACGCTCGAGCAGGTCACGCACTACACCGGCCAGGTCGGCGAGATCTTCGAGAACACACCCGAGTACGATCACAGCTTCCAGATCTCGTTTGCGAGCGGTGGCTTCGGCGGGCTCATCATCAAGCCGTGGGAGGAGCGCGATCGCTCGATCTTCCCGATCCAGCACGAGGTCAACGAGAAGCTCGCGGGGCTCACGGGCATCCGCGCGCCGGTGTTCCTGCCGTCGGCGTTGCCGAGCTCGGGCTTCTTCCCGGTCGAGTTCGTGATCGCGTCCACCGCGAGCCACGAAGAGCTGCTGCGATTTGCCGAGCAGCTGGTGCAGGAGGCGGCGAACAGCGGGCAGTTCGCGTTCCCGCCGATCACCGACGTGCGCATCGACCAGGCCAACGCTCGCATCGCGATCGACCGCGAGAAGGTCGCGACGATGGGCCTCAGCATGCAGCAGGTCGGTGCCGACATCGCGGCGATGATGGGCGGCAACTTCGTCAACCGCTTCGATCTCGCGGGCCGCGCGTACAAGGTGATCCCGCAGGTCGAGCGGATGTCGCGGCTCACGCCCGAGCAGCTCACGCAGATCCACATCACGGGTCCGAATGGCACGTTGATGCCGCTGTCGGCGGTCGCGTCGCTCGAGGACGGCGTCGAGCCACGCACGCTCGCGCGGTTCCAGCAGCTCAACGCGATCAAGCTGTCCGGCATCGCGACGCAGTCCCTCGACGGTGCGCTGAGGACCCTCGAGGACGCGGCGACGCGCATCCTGCCGCCGGGCTATCGCATCGACTACACCGGCGAGTCGCGCCAGCTCCGGCAAGAGGGCGGCAAGTTCCTGCCGGCGATGGGCCTCGCGGTGTTGCTCATCTTCTTGGTGCTCGCGGCGCAGTTCAACTCGTTCCGCGATCCGTTCGTGATCTTGGCGGGCTCGGTGCCGCTGGCGATGTTCGGCGCGCTGTGCTTCACGTTCCTCAAGTTCGCGGGCCCGCCGGGCATGGACTTCCCGCTGACCGACGGCTGGACCACGACGCTCAACATCTACTCGCAGGTCGGGCTGGTCACGCTGGTCGGCCTCGTGGCGAAGAACGGCATCCTCATCGTCGAGTTCGCCAATGCGCAGCAGGAGCAGGGCCTCAGCAAGCTCGAGGCGATCAAGGTCGCCGCGTCGACCCGGCTGCGCCCGGTGTTGATGACGACCGTGGCGACGGTGGTCGGCCACTTCCCGCTGACGTTGGTCACGGGTGCCGGCGCCGTCGCCCGCAACTCGATCGGCCTGGTGCTCGTCGGCGGCATGACGATCGGGACCTTGTTCACGCTGTTCGTGGTGCCGTCGGTGTATGTGCTGATCGCGAAGGACCACCGGCACAAGGCGGCGAAGACGGACGACGTGCCGATCGTGCCCGCGCAGGGGTGA
- a CDS encoding efflux RND transporter periplasmic adaptor subunit, protein MRYLFTILGLAAVIGGLVFVKYEQIASLIAMGDAMAVSGPPPEAVSTAVAGDQRWEASIPAVGTVASSKGVAISTEVAGVVSAIQFTSGATVEKGAILLQLDARVEKAQLSSAQVRRNLALTTAKRARALAGSGAESQAQIDADESAAESATAEVEVLRAQIARKTIRAPFSGRLGIREVDIGQYLNPGTVVTTLESVEGVYVDFDLPQQTEVALDMKVRVTITGRPDFIGTGEIVAIDPTVDATTRTTKVRATISNADDDFHPGMFVNVALLQNEQVDVVAVPATAIVYATYGDSVFIVEPVPPPAEGEDPSPAASATGPDGQTVMIARQQFVRLGERRGDYVAILEGVTAGQEVVTEGAFKLRNNAAIYIDNAKALTASLEPRPENR, encoded by the coding sequence ATGCGCTACCTCTTCACGATCCTTGGTTTGGCGGCGGTCATCGGCGGGCTGGTCTTCGTCAAGTACGAGCAGATCGCCTCGCTGATCGCGATGGGCGACGCGATGGCCGTGTCCGGGCCGCCGCCGGAGGCGGTGAGCACCGCGGTCGCCGGCGATCAGCGCTGGGAGGCGAGCATCCCGGCGGTCGGCACGGTCGCGTCGAGCAAGGGCGTGGCGATCAGCACCGAGGTCGCCGGCGTCGTGTCGGCGATCCAGTTCACGTCGGGTGCGACGGTCGAGAAGGGCGCGATCCTGCTGCAGCTCGACGCGCGCGTCGAGAAGGCGCAGCTGTCGTCGGCACAGGTGAGGCGCAACCTGGCGCTGACCACCGCGAAGCGCGCGCGGGCGCTCGCGGGGTCGGGCGCCGAGTCGCAGGCGCAGATCGACGCCGACGAGAGCGCGGCCGAGTCGGCCACCGCCGAGGTCGAGGTGCTCCGCGCCCAGATCGCGCGAAAGACCATCCGCGCGCCGTTCTCCGGCCGCCTCGGCATTCGTGAGGTCGACATCGGCCAGTATCTCAACCCCGGCACCGTGGTCACCACGCTCGAGTCGGTCGAGGGCGTCTATGTCGATTTCGATCTGCCGCAGCAGACCGAGGTCGCGCTCGACATGAAGGTCCGCGTCACGATCACCGGGCGGCCCGATTTCATCGGCACCGGCGAGATCGTGGCGATCGATCCCACGGTCGATGCCACCACGCGCACCACCAAGGTCCGCGCGACGATCAGCAACGCCGACGACGACTTCCACCCGGGCATGTTCGTCAACGTCGCGCTGCTGCAGAACGAGCAGGTCGATGTCGTCGCCGTGCCCGCCACCGCAATCGTCTACGCGACGTATGGCGACTCGGTGTTCATCGTCGAGCCGGTGCCTCCGCCGGCCGAAGGCGAGGATCCGTCGCCGGCGGCGAGCGCCACGGGCCCCGACGGCCAGACCGTGATGATCGCTCGGCAGCAGTTCGTGCGGCTCGGTGAGCGCCGCGGCGACTACGTGGCGATCCTCGAGGGCGTCACCGCGGGCCAAGAGGTCGTCACCGAGGGTGCGTTCAAGCTACGCAACAATGCGGCGATCTACATCGACAACGCCAAGGCGTTGACGGCGTCGCTCGAGCCGCGGCCGGAGAACCGCTGA
- a CDS encoding OmpA family protein: MTRAIATFWSHEADWELFEPDGGVPGAWHVRREYRDLLERLCAAQRGNRVTLRRLAQQRRFGLAPDDSDRQIVAALAALLTRGLLRLDEHPRRLAGAWPQRPTVFDEPSVPLRTLVVDPQQPYETGWVAFILVDEGGLPLRAHHDCVIDVERREGRYGGAVVDYRPIRRNARVSLTMDDVCWPSDDASAQAGAGAGADTMDGEGVVAPVPPPGLEGGDTAEPVRPSDLPDPSIDTPSIVVFDTGGLCFASDRETFVPTRIDGPSADVNYHHLTGIDAIREVVEHARAHPGQRACVVGHADSVGTAASNVGLSQRRAQTVHLFLAGERAAWSALAVEHQCVADWQAFLQWAHVVMGMNCDPGEIDNDLGEQTQAAMHRFRASYNARHGGHLAIEGPFVADDWCAAFDCYRKNLAEQLGESWASIGAVLDTLRFGEPPILACGEAYPAEFPGVDRRASARNRRVDVIFYDAAALPALGGAPTPAAIYGDDVCRRSYGTIVCSRFAMVRLCLQDEGGAPQAGLACRLALGAASHEATSGADGYVEFRVPAEARDATLWVQAPNGRGQERQLVLGGLRPVHDEVGVEARLRNLGFDTGPALGQPDAVAAALAGFQRRCAIESTGSADDDTRARLAREHGC; this comes from the coding sequence ATGACGCGGGCGATCGCGACGTTCTGGTCCCACGAGGCCGATTGGGAGCTGTTCGAGCCCGATGGCGGCGTGCCGGGTGCGTGGCACGTCCGTCGCGAGTATCGCGACCTGCTCGAGCGCCTGTGCGCCGCGCAGCGGGGCAACCGCGTGACCCTACGGCGGCTCGCGCAACAGCGTCGCTTCGGCCTCGCGCCCGACGACAGCGATCGCCAGATCGTGGCAGCCCTCGCGGCCCTGCTGACGCGGGGGCTGCTGCGGCTCGACGAGCACCCGCGGCGGCTCGCGGGCGCGTGGCCGCAGCGGCCGACCGTCTTCGACGAGCCCAGCGTGCCGCTGCGAACGCTGGTGGTGGATCCGCAGCAACCCTACGAAACCGGCTGGGTCGCCTTCATCCTCGTCGATGAGGGCGGGTTGCCCCTGCGTGCCCACCACGACTGTGTGATCGACGTCGAGCGCCGCGAAGGTCGCTATGGCGGCGCGGTGGTCGACTACCGGCCGATTCGTCGCAACGCGCGGGTATCGTTGACGATGGACGACGTGTGCTGGCCGAGCGACGACGCGTCCGCGCAGGCAGGCGCGGGCGCGGGCGCCGACACGATGGACGGCGAAGGTGTCGTGGCGCCCGTGCCACCGCCGGGGCTGGAGGGGGGCGACACCGCCGAGCCCGTGCGGCCCAGTGACCTGCCGGATCCTTCGATCGACACGCCGAGCATCGTCGTGTTCGATACCGGTGGTCTGTGCTTCGCGTCCGACCGCGAGACCTTCGTGCCCACGCGAATCGATGGCCCGAGCGCCGACGTGAACTATCACCATCTCACCGGCATCGACGCGATTCGTGAGGTGGTGGAGCACGCGCGGGCGCACCCCGGGCAGCGTGCGTGCGTGGTGGGTCACGCCGACAGCGTGGGCACGGCCGCGAGCAACGTCGGCCTCTCGCAACGCCGTGCGCAGACGGTACATCTCTTCCTCGCCGGCGAGCGCGCTGCCTGGTCGGCGCTCGCAGTCGAGCACCAGTGCGTCGCCGACTGGCAGGCGTTCCTGCAGTGGGCGCACGTCGTGATGGGCATGAACTGTGACCCCGGCGAGATCGACAACGATCTCGGCGAGCAGACCCAGGCCGCGATGCACCGGTTTCGCGCGAGCTACAATGCACGGCACGGCGGGCACCTCGCCATCGAGGGCCCATTCGTCGCCGACGACTGGTGTGCCGCGTTCGACTGCTACCGCAAGAACCTGGCGGAGCAGCTGGGCGAATCGTGGGCGTCCATCGGCGCGGTGCTGGACACGTTGCGCTTCGGCGAACCACCGATCCTCGCGTGCGGTGAGGCCTACCCGGCCGAGTTCCCTGGCGTGGATCGGCGGGCATCGGCCCGCAATCGTCGCGTCGATGTGATCTTCTACGACGCCGCCGCCCTGCCCGCGCTCGGGGGCGCGCCGACGCCCGCGGCGATCTACGGCGACGATGTCTGCCGCCGCTCGTACGGCACCATCGTGTGCTCGCGATTCGCGATGGTGCGGCTGTGCCTGCAAGACGAAGGTGGGGCGCCGCAGGCCGGGCTCGCCTGCCGTCTCGCGCTTGGTGCGGCGAGCCACGAGGCGACCTCTGGCGCGGACGGCTACGTCGAATTCCGCGTTCCCGCCGAGGCCCGCGACGCGACGTTGTGGGTGCAAGCTCCGAACGGGCGCGGCCAGGAGCGGCAGCTCGTCCTCGGCGGACTGCGCCCGGTGCACGACGAGGTCGGCGTGGAGGCACGACTGCGCAACCTCGGCTTCGACACCGGGCCTGCGCTGGGGCAGCCCGATGCGGTCGCGGCGGCGCTGGCCGGGTTCCAGCGGCGCTGCGCAATCGAGTCCACGGGATCGGCCGATGACGACACGCGCGCTCGACTCGCACGCGAGCACGGGTGCTGA
- a CDS encoding BlaI/MecI/CopY family transcriptional regulator yields the protein MGQEHLGKLQLAIMRVLWAHGESTVQDVQQALEASHGLALTTIATMLKKMEAKGVVEHRTDGRRFVYRPCVTEQGVRRSMVSDLAERLFDGSTAALVSHLLEAHQVDRDELLELKQRIDAAAQAAAASKEKRR from the coding sequence ATGGGCCAGGAACACCTCGGGAAGCTGCAACTCGCCATCATGCGCGTGCTCTGGGCGCACGGCGAGTCGACCGTGCAGGACGTGCAGCAGGCGCTCGAGGCCAGCCACGGCCTCGCACTCACGACCATCGCCACGATGCTCAAGAAGATGGAGGCCAAGGGCGTGGTCGAGCACCGCACCGACGGCCGCCGCTTCGTGTACCGGCCATGTGTCACCGAGCAGGGGGTGCGCCGCTCGATGGTGAGCGACCTCGCCGAGCGGCTGTTCGATGGCAGCACCGCGGCGCTGGTCTCCCACCTGCTCGAGGCCCACCAGGTCGATCGCGACGAGCTGCTCGAGCTCAAGCAACGCATCGATGCCGCCGCGCAAGCCGCCGCGGCGAGCAAGGAGAAGCGACGATGA
- a CDS encoding M56 family metallopeptidase has protein sequence MMLQAFTSWQAPALAVVAWLATFVIHSTVLLAIAYLVHRRFQARPEIVDVVWKTAIVGALVSASVQTALGVDPAGGRLSVAAAPEAAELTTDATPPVVRPSGTLAPARSADIATPEGVVRTTAPTPPRRDDDRDEAIGITARVQPSALPHAPRDRDDASTTPVRATVVGQLRPAEPARPAVEPHSPVTSAWAWLAAAWLVIATAGLLGLARAWWRLRRALCTCVPAPPGMMQLLAELQRGETPVRLSLCPRIAVPIATGVFTAHIVVPPRVLQLSRDAQRTVLAHELAHVRRRDPAWRLVLALLERMLFVQPLLRVARAGIEHSAEYLCDRWAAARTQAPIELARCLTEIATWTPAVRIGLAATLPEPQSILGRRVVRLLEPAAVAAPRVHLRSLAAMSAAGAALVVLAPTVSSARDPAPAPAPSFGEPPPLVFVRAHVPDAAPEPVVVRALASHGEAEAQGTPSTAKQRRSTRRRLRRAIAQARHEHRDVELDELARALGTAPGNGESLVIVLDEGGLRMRVDAEAIEAMRRADAELAGLDARAARAERSERIEAAHAQAAHARARAASQRRRAFEDIARARAHAEAARHQARRHRDAPAPPPAPAAPHGPGAPPAPPAPPAPPAPPAPPAWIEVDAAEAPAWFELEAPEAPAWIEMQGPDFEIDAPEPPTWIEIDAPDAPTWLEVAAPEPPACADAPEAPAPPSAPT, from the coding sequence ATGATGCTTCAGGCGTTCACCAGCTGGCAGGCGCCGGCGCTCGCGGTCGTGGCATGGCTGGCGACCTTCGTCATCCACAGCACGGTGCTGCTCGCGATCGCGTACCTCGTGCACCGCCGCTTCCAGGCGCGCCCGGAGATCGTCGACGTCGTGTGGAAGACCGCGATCGTCGGCGCGCTCGTGAGCGCGAGCGTCCAGACCGCGCTCGGGGTCGACCCCGCCGGTGGACGGCTCTCGGTCGCGGCTGCGCCGGAGGCCGCCGAGCTCACCACCGATGCGACGCCGCCGGTGGTGCGCCCCAGCGGTACGCTCGCGCCGGCACGCTCCGCCGACATCGCGACCCCCGAGGGCGTCGTGCGAACCACCGCACCGACGCCACCGCGACGCGACGACGATCGCGACGAGGCGATCGGCATCACCGCGCGGGTGCAGCCCTCGGCGCTGCCGCACGCACCGCGTGATCGCGACGACGCGTCGACGACTCCCGTCCGCGCCACCGTGGTCGGCCAGCTGCGCCCGGCCGAGCCCGCGCGCCCGGCCGTCGAGCCGCATTCGCCGGTCACCAGCGCCTGGGCCTGGCTCGCCGCCGCGTGGCTGGTGATCGCCACCGCCGGCCTGCTCGGCCTCGCCCGTGCGTGGTGGCGTCTTCGGCGAGCGCTCTGCACGTGCGTGCCGGCGCCACCCGGCATGATGCAGCTGCTGGCCGAGCTGCAGCGGGGCGAGACGCCGGTGCGGCTGTCGCTGTGCCCACGGATCGCGGTGCCCATCGCCACCGGCGTGTTCACGGCGCACATCGTGGTGCCGCCCCGGGTCTTGCAGCTCTCCCGCGACGCGCAGCGCACCGTGCTCGCCCACGAGCTCGCGCATGTCCGTCGCCGCGATCCCGCGTGGCGCTTGGTGCTCGCGCTGCTCGAGCGGATGCTGTTCGTGCAGCCGCTGCTGCGGGTCGCACGGGCGGGCATCGAGCACAGCGCCGAGTACCTGTGCGATCGCTGGGCGGCCGCGCGCACGCAGGCACCGATCGAGCTCGCGCGGTGCCTGACCGAGATCGCGACCTGGACCCCCGCGGTGCGCATCGGCCTGGCCGCGACGCTGCCGGAGCCGCAATCGATCCTCGGTCGCCGGGTCGTGCGGTTGCTCGAGCCCGCGGCCGTCGCGGCACCGCGCGTGCACTTGCGATCGCTCGCGGCGATGTCGGCGGCAGGGGCTGCGTTGGTGGTGCTCGCACCGACGGTGTCGTCGGCCCGCGATCCTGCGCCCGCACCCGCGCCGTCGTTCGGCGAGCCACCGCCGCTGGTGTTCGTGCGAGCACACGTGCCCGACGCGGCACCGGAGCCGGTCGTGGTGCGCGCGCTCGCGTCGCACGGCGAGGCCGAAGCACAGGGCACGCCGAGCACGGCAAAGCAACGACGCAGCACGCGACGTCGGCTGCGTCGCGCCATCGCGCAAGCCCGTCACGAGCATCGCGACGTGGAGCTCGATGAGCTCGCGCGCGCCCTCGGCACAGCCCCCGGCAACGGCGAGTCGCTCGTGATCGTGCTCGATGAAGGTGGCCTACGGATGCGCGTCGACGCCGAGGCGATCGAAGCCATGCGGCGAGCCGATGCCGAGCTCGCCGGCCTCGACGCCCGCGCCGCGCGGGCCGAGCGAAGCGAACGCATCGAGGCCGCGCACGCACAGGCCGCGCACGCACGCGCACGGGCGGCGTCCCAGCGGCGGCGTGCATTCGAAGACATCGCGCGGGCGCGGGCCCATGCCGAAGCCGCGCGCCACCAAGCGCGGCGCCACCGCGACGCGCCCGCGCCACCTCCTGCTCCTGCGGCCCCCCATGGACCCGGCGCTCCGCCGGCACCACCCGCACCACCCGCACCACCCGCACCACCCGCACCACCCGCGTGGATCGAGGTCGATGCTGCCGAAGCACCGGCATGGTTCGAGCTCGAAGCCCCAGAGGCGCCGGCGTGGATCGAGATGCAAGGGCCCGACTTCGAGATCGATGCCCCGGAGCCGCCGACCTGGATCGAGATCGATGCCCCGGATGCACCGACGTGGCTCGAGGTCGCTGCGCCGGAACCACCCGCGTGTGCCGACGCCCCCGAGGCGCCTGCGCCACCGTCGGCGCCGACCTGA